One Streptomyces sp. ML-6 genomic region harbors:
- a CDS encoding CoA ester lyase: MTSTVPLTWLYVPGDRPEVVRKARDSGADVVIVDLEDAVAPDRKEYARSATAELLSEPAGEGSVPLHVRVHAEADVRALAGLPGLAGLRLPKITHAASVHHIAAVAPGVALCPLLESALGIEHAYTVAAAHPQVRSIALGEADLRADLGVRDDAGLDWSRSRVVVAARAAGLAPPTQSVFPDVRDLEGLWSSCAHGRELGFLGRAAIHPRQLPVIERAFRPTAREVEAAQEIVAAAVTDEGALALPDGRFVDAAVVASARRTLALAARAG; encoded by the coding sequence GTGACCTCGACGGTGCCGCTCACCTGGCTGTACGTCCCCGGGGACCGGCCGGAGGTGGTGCGCAAGGCGCGCGACTCGGGGGCGGACGTGGTGATCGTGGACCTGGAGGACGCGGTCGCCCCGGACCGCAAGGAGTACGCGCGCTCGGCCACCGCCGAGCTGCTGTCCGAGCCGGCCGGCGAGGGGTCCGTGCCCCTGCACGTCCGGGTCCACGCGGAGGCGGACGTGCGCGCCCTCGCCGGGTTGCCGGGCCTGGCCGGGCTCCGGCTGCCCAAGATCACCCACGCGGCGTCCGTCCACCACATCGCGGCGGTGGCCCCGGGGGTGGCGCTCTGCCCGCTGCTGGAGTCGGCGCTGGGCATCGAGCACGCGTACACGGTCGCCGCCGCCCACCCCCAGGTGCGCTCCATCGCCCTCGGCGAGGCGGACCTGCGGGCCGATCTGGGCGTACGGGACGACGCCGGTCTCGACTGGTCGCGCAGCCGGGTCGTGGTCGCCGCCCGCGCGGCGGGGCTGGCGCCGCCCACCCAGTCGGTGTTCCCGGACGTCCGGGACCTGGAGGGGCTGTGGTCGTCCTGCGCCCACGGCCGGGAGCTGGGCTTCCTGGGCCGGGCGGCGATCCATCCCCGTCAGCTCCCGGTCATCGAGCGGGCGTTCCGTCCGACGGCGCGGGAGGTCGAGGCGGCGCAGGAGATCGTGGCGGCGGCGGTGACGGACGAGGGTGCGCTGGCCCTGCCGGACGGCCGGTTCGTCGACGCGGCGGTGGTCGCGTCGGCGCGCAGGACCCTGGCGCTGGCCGCGCGGGCGGGGTGA
- the trpC gene encoding indole-3-glycerol phosphate synthase TrpC gives MSVLDEIIDGVRADLAERQARVSLDELKERAQRAPAAKDGAAALRGEGVNVICEVKRSSPSKGALAAIADPAALAADYEAGGASVISVLTEQRRFGGSLADLEAVRAKVDIPVLRKDFIVTSYQLWEARAYGADLALLIVAALDQEALVSLIERAESIGLTPLVEVHDEEEAERAVDAGAKVIGVNARNLKDLKVDRSTFERVAPEIPDHLVKVAESGVRGPHDLIAYANAGADAVLVGESLVTGRDPRAAVADLVAAGAHPALRHGRG, from the coding sequence GTGAGTGTGCTCGACGAGATCATCGACGGCGTACGCGCCGACCTCGCGGAGCGGCAGGCGCGTGTCAGCCTCGACGAGCTGAAGGAGCGCGCCCAGCGCGCCCCGGCGGCCAAGGACGGAGCCGCCGCCCTGCGCGGCGAGGGCGTCAACGTCATCTGCGAGGTCAAGCGTTCCAGCCCCTCCAAGGGGGCCCTGGCCGCCATCGCCGACCCGGCCGCACTGGCCGCGGACTACGAGGCGGGCGGCGCGTCCGTCATCTCCGTCCTCACCGAGCAGCGCCGCTTCGGCGGTTCCCTCGCCGACCTGGAGGCCGTCCGCGCCAAGGTCGACATCCCGGTCCTGCGCAAGGACTTCATCGTCACCTCGTACCAGCTCTGGGAGGCCCGCGCCTACGGAGCCGACCTCGCCCTGCTCATCGTCGCCGCCCTCGACCAGGAGGCCCTGGTCTCCCTGATCGAGCGCGCCGAGTCCATCGGCCTGACGCCGCTGGTCGAGGTGCACGACGAGGAGGAGGCGGAACGCGCCGTGGACGCCGGGGCCAAGGTCATCGGGGTCAACGCGCGCAACCTGAAGGACCTCAAGGTCGACCGCTCCACCTTCGAGCGCGTCGCCCCCGAGATCCCCGACCACCTCGTCAAGGTCGCCGAGTCCGGTGTCCGCGGCCCGCACGACCTGATCGCGTACGCCAACGCGGGCGCCGACGCGGTGCTCGTGGGCGAGTCCCTGGTCACCGGCCGCGACCCGCGGGCCGCCGTCGCCGACCTGGTCGCCGCCGGCGCCCACCCGGCGCTCCGGCACGGACGGGGCTGA
- the rbsK gene encoding ribokinase, whose product MTGIAVLGSTNMDLVVRVARAPGPGETVTGRELRTVPGGKGANQAVAAARAGADVIMIGAVGDDEYGARLRSNLEHAGIDTDLLHTTEGPSGTAHIVVDDTGANSIVVIPGANGTVTALGPGEMAAIAGAELLLLQLELPMSAVIEGARVAHAQGVRTLLTPSPAQPLPSELLDCVDLLIPNEHEAAALTGFTDPHAAARHLLGLVPVVVITLGSRGCLYAARGGEPVLFPAPEVTAVDTTGAGDTFVGTLAVALGERRPVPEALAWASSAAALCVQRPGASTSMPYRGEIDTA is encoded by the coding sequence ATGACCGGCATCGCGGTGCTCGGCAGCACCAACATGGACCTCGTCGTCCGCGTAGCACGGGCCCCGGGGCCCGGGGAGACCGTCACCGGACGGGAGCTGCGCACCGTTCCCGGCGGCAAGGGCGCCAACCAGGCCGTCGCCGCCGCCCGCGCGGGCGCCGACGTGATCATGATCGGCGCGGTCGGGGACGACGAGTACGGCGCCCGGCTGCGGTCGAACCTGGAGCACGCGGGCATCGACACCGACCTGCTGCACACCACCGAGGGCCCCAGCGGCACCGCGCACATCGTCGTCGACGACACGGGCGCCAACTCCATCGTGGTGATCCCCGGCGCCAACGGCACCGTCACCGCGCTCGGCCCCGGCGAGATGGCCGCCATCGCGGGCGCCGAACTGCTCCTCCTCCAACTGGAACTGCCGATGTCCGCCGTGATCGAGGGCGCGCGGGTGGCCCACGCCCAGGGCGTGCGGACCCTGCTCACCCCGTCCCCCGCGCAGCCGCTGCCGTCCGAACTCCTCGACTGCGTCGACCTGTTGATCCCCAACGAGCACGAGGCGGCGGCGCTCACCGGCTTCACCGATCCCCACGCGGCGGCGCGGCACCTGCTCGGCCTGGTCCCCGTGGTCGTCATCACGCTCGGCTCGCGGGGCTGCCTGTACGCGGCCCGGGGCGGCGAACCCGTCCTCTTCCCCGCCCCCGAGGTCACCGCCGTCGACACCACCGGGGCGGGCGACACCTTCGTCGGCACGCTCGCCGTGGCGCTCGGCGAGCGACGGCCCGTGCCCGAGGCCCTGGCCTGGGCCTCGTCGGCCGCCGCGCTCTGCGTGCAGCGGCCGGGCGCCTCCACCTCCATGCCGTACCGCGGGGAGATCGACACCGCATGA
- a CDS encoding thioredoxin domain-containing protein, which yields MSEKNEQGKRAARERLVQQRERERAGERRRRTLIVAAAVVGVLGLAAVVGVIAANTNGKSGKSDTAGPAVVPSGATGKDGLAIRVGADDAPSTLTIWEDFRCPVCAQFENAFRDTIHQLESTGQIKTEYHLATIIDGNLGGSGSLRAANAAACAQDVGKFSAYHDVLYRNQPQEADDAFGDNDKLIELSGKVPGLDTPAFRSCVNDGKHDSWVRKSNTAFQNGGFQGTPTALLNGEPIFPKKGDEPITVANLKKWVAEANKGKKPGTATPAPSGS from the coding sequence GTGAGCGAGAAGAACGAACAGGGAAAAAGGGCCGCGCGAGAGCGGCTCGTCCAGCAGCGCGAGCGCGAGCGGGCCGGCGAGCGCCGCAGGCGCACGCTGATCGTCGCCGCCGCCGTGGTCGGCGTGCTGGGCCTGGCCGCCGTCGTCGGCGTGATCGCGGCGAACACCAACGGCAAGAGCGGCAAGAGCGACACGGCGGGCCCCGCGGTCGTGCCCTCCGGCGCGACGGGCAAGGACGGCCTGGCCATCCGGGTCGGCGCGGACGACGCCCCGTCCACGCTCACCATCTGGGAAGACTTCCGCTGCCCGGTCTGCGCCCAGTTCGAGAACGCGTTCCGCGACACCATCCACCAGCTGGAGAGCACCGGGCAGATCAAGACCGAGTACCACCTCGCCACGATCATCGACGGCAATCTCGGCGGCAGCGGCTCGCTGCGCGCGGCCAACGCGGCGGCCTGCGCGCAGGACGTCGGCAAGTTCTCCGCGTACCACGACGTGCTCTACCGCAACCAGCCGCAGGAGGCCGACGACGCCTTCGGCGACAACGACAAGCTGATCGAGCTCTCGGGCAAGGTGCCGGGGCTCGACACCCCCGCCTTCCGCAGCTGTGTGAACGACGGCAAGCACGACAGCTGGGTCCGGAAGTCCAACACGGCGTTCCAGAACGGCGGATTCCAGGGCACACCGACCGCCCTGCTCAACGGGGAGCCGATCTTCCCGAAGAAGGGCGACGAGCCGATCACCGTGGCCAACCTGAAGAAGTGGGTGGCCGAGGCCAACAAGGGCAAGAAGCCGGGCACGGCCACCCCGGCCCCGTCGGGCTCCTGA
- a CDS encoding DUF2752 domain-containing protein, with protein MPGQPFPPGLPPAPAPVPRARRLAVPAGVLALVVGAFGYVGTVDPNEPGHYPVCPLLRFTGLYCPGCGGLRSAHAVAHGDIAAALGSNALAVAGYAVFAALWVVWTVRAWRGRPMTLAVRPAVWWAIGAVLLVFSVVRNLPFGSALAP; from the coding sequence GTGCCCGGACAACCGTTCCCGCCGGGCCTCCCCCCGGCGCCCGCGCCCGTCCCGCGCGCCCGGCGCCTCGCCGTACCGGCGGGCGTCCTGGCCCTGGTCGTGGGCGCCTTCGGCTACGTCGGCACCGTGGACCCCAACGAGCCCGGCCACTACCCCGTGTGTCCGCTGCTCCGCTTCACCGGGCTCTACTGCCCGGGCTGCGGAGGGCTGCGCAGCGCCCACGCCGTCGCGCACGGCGACATCGCCGCCGCCCTCGGCTCCAACGCGCTCGCCGTCGCCGGCTACGCGGTTTTCGCCGCCCTGTGGGTGGTCTGGACGGTCCGCGCCTGGCGGGGCAGGCCCATGACCCTCGCGGTCCGGCCCGCCGTGTGGTGGGCGATCGGGGCCGTGCTGCTGGTCTTCTCGGTCGTCCGCAATCTGCCGTTCGGTTCGGCTCTGGCCCCCTGA
- the lgt gene encoding prolipoprotein diacylglyceryl transferase, giving the protein MDLAFIPSPSTGVIELGPIPLRGYAFCIIIGVFLAVWFGNKRWVARGGRSGTVADIAVWAVPFGLVGGRLYHVITDYQLYFSEGENWVDAFKIWEGGLGIWGAIALGAVGAWIGCRRRGIPLPAWADALAPGIALAQACGRWGNWFNQELYGKETDLPWALEISDGPNRVAGTYHPTFLYESLWCIGVALLVIWADRRFKLGHGRAFALYVAAYCAGRGWIEYMRVDEAHHILGLRLNVWTALIVFVLAVVYIVISAKLRPGREEIVEPGAAEDAEKAGDSAKDGAEDAAVETAKDASVELTKDGDDAADTADARKKAGADGTAASTDDDADERAAEKDDTAKAAKNG; this is encoded by the coding sequence ATGGACCTTGCCTTCATTCCCAGTCCGTCGACCGGCGTGATCGAGCTCGGCCCGATCCCGCTCCGCGGCTATGCGTTCTGCATCATCATCGGTGTCTTCCTCGCCGTCTGGTTCGGCAACAAGCGCTGGGTCGCCCGGGGCGGCAGATCCGGCACCGTTGCCGACATCGCCGTCTGGGCCGTGCCCTTCGGCCTCGTCGGCGGCCGGCTCTACCACGTCATCACCGACTACCAGCTGTACTTCAGCGAGGGTGAGAACTGGGTCGACGCCTTCAAGATCTGGGAGGGCGGCCTCGGCATCTGGGGCGCGATCGCGCTCGGTGCCGTCGGTGCCTGGATCGGCTGCCGCCGCCGCGGCATCCCGCTGCCCGCCTGGGCCGACGCGCTCGCCCCCGGCATCGCTCTGGCCCAGGCCTGCGGCCGCTGGGGCAACTGGTTCAACCAGGAGCTGTACGGCAAGGAGACCGACCTGCCGTGGGCGCTGGAGATCAGCGACGGCCCCAACCGGGTCGCCGGCACGTACCACCCGACGTTCCTGTACGAGTCGCTGTGGTGCATCGGCGTCGCCCTGCTGGTGATCTGGGCGGACCGCCGCTTCAAGCTCGGACACGGCCGGGCCTTCGCCCTGTACGTCGCCGCGTACTGCGCGGGCCGGGGCTGGATCGAGTACATGCGGGTCGACGAGGCCCACCACATCCTGGGCCTGCGCCTGAACGTGTGGACCGCGCTGATCGTGTTCGTGCTGGCCGTGGTGTACATCGTCATCTCGGCGAAGCTGCGGCCGGGCCGCGAGGAGATCGTGGAGCCGGGCGCCGCCGAGGACGCGGAGAAGGCCGGGGACAGCGCGAAGGACGGTGCCGAGGACGCCGCCGTCGAGACCGCGAAGGACGCCTCCGTCGAGCTCACGAAGGACGGCGACGACGCGGCCGACACGGCCGACGCCAGGAAGAAGGCCGGGGCGGACGGGACCGCGGCGAGCACCGACGACGACGCCGACGAACGGGCGGCGGAGAAGGACGACACCGCGAAGGCCGCGAAGAACGGCTGA
- a CDS encoding HGxxPAAW family protein produces MAGSSHGHTPAAWTGVIISFIGFCVAGVFMVAANPVGFWAGMAVVLLGGVVGLAMKAAGLGMPKESAEMAQARARAAQAQTS; encoded by the coding sequence ATGGCGGGCAGCAGCCACGGACACACCCCGGCCGCCTGGACCGGTGTCATCATCTCCTTCATCGGCTTCTGCGTCGCCGGCGTCTTCATGGTCGCGGCCAACCCCGTCGGCTTCTGGGCCGGAATGGCCGTCGTCCTCCTCGGCGGCGTCGTCGGGCTCGCGATGAAGGCCGCGGGCCTCGGCATGCCGAAGGAGTCCGCGGAGATGGCCCAGGCCAGGGCCCGCGCCGCGCAGGCCCAGACCTCCTGA
- a CDS encoding ADP-ribosylglycohydrolase family protein, whose amino-acid sequence MTVRVTWVQPEDLVGHELRQAAEDGRDARAVARRWYEAGGAPAPERAGASTPPAPELRALAERLLDELALLESPLRNDEPTEWAEVRAACPDWPAPRTDPPPADRDRLHAAWLGRAAGCLLGKPVEKLPLDGIRALARATGNWPLTTWFTARGLPPALAATYPWNRRSASCSLAENIDGMPEDDDLNHPLLTLLLLRRHGPSFTTGDLARLWLDELPAGRTFTAERVAYRNLLDGVEPPHTARYRNPFREWIGALIRADVHGWTHPGDPSAAAEQAHRDAVLSHTANGVYGAMFTAAALAEAAGGGSDVHACLVTGLRVVPPRSRFAHAVRFGIGAARAGGDFDAVADRLHAEYGGYHWVHVLPNAALLAAALTHADGDFSDSICRAVSGGWDTDSNGATAGSLAGLLAGGPDRLPGRWTAPLKNRLASSVPGFDSVGFDELAGQTHRLAQKEALCP is encoded by the coding sequence ATGACGGTACGGGTGACCTGGGTGCAGCCCGAGGACCTCGTCGGCCACGAACTGCGCCAGGCGGCCGAGGACGGCCGGGACGCCCGGGCCGTCGCACGCCGGTGGTACGAGGCGGGCGGCGCCCCCGCCCCGGAACGCGCGGGCGCATCCACCCCGCCGGCCCCGGAACTGCGCGCGCTCGCCGAGCGGCTGCTCGACGAACTCGCCCTGCTGGAGTCACCGTTGCGGAACGACGAGCCGACCGAGTGGGCCGAGGTCCGGGCCGCCTGCCCCGACTGGCCGGCCCCGCGCACCGACCCGCCACCGGCGGACCGGGACCGGCTGCACGCCGCCTGGCTGGGCCGGGCGGCCGGCTGCCTGCTGGGCAAGCCCGTCGAGAAGCTGCCGCTGGACGGCATCCGCGCGCTCGCCCGCGCCACCGGCAACTGGCCGTTGACCACCTGGTTCACCGCCCGGGGGCTGCCCCCCGCGCTGGCCGCCACCTACCCCTGGAACCGTCGCTCCGCGTCCTGCTCGCTGGCCGAGAACATCGACGGCATGCCCGAGGACGACGACCTCAACCACCCTTTGCTGACCCTGCTGCTGCTCCGGCGTCACGGTCCGTCCTTCACCACCGGCGACCTCGCCCGGCTCTGGCTCGACGAGCTCCCGGCGGGCCGGACGTTCACCGCCGAGCGGGTCGCGTACCGCAATCTGCTGGACGGGGTCGAGCCCCCGCACACGGCCAGGTACCGCAACCCGTTCCGGGAGTGGATCGGCGCGCTGATCCGGGCCGACGTGCACGGCTGGACGCACCCGGGCGACCCGTCGGCCGCGGCGGAGCAGGCCCACCGGGACGCCGTCCTCAGCCACACCGCCAACGGGGTGTACGGGGCGATGTTCACCGCCGCCGCGCTCGCCGAGGCGGCCGGGGGCGGGAGCGACGTGCACGCGTGCCTGGTCACCGGGCTGCGGGTCGTGCCGCCGCGCTCGCGGTTCGCGCACGCGGTGCGCTTCGGGATCGGGGCGGCCCGCGCGGGCGGTGACTTCGACGCGGTGGCCGACCGGCTGCACGCCGAGTACGGCGGGTACCACTGGGTCCACGTGCTGCCCAACGCCGCCCTGCTCGCCGCCGCCCTCACTCATGCCGACGGCGACTTCTCCGACTCCATCTGCCGTGCGGTGTCGGGTGGTTGGGACACCGACTCCAACGGTGCGACCGCCGGTTCGCTGGCCGGTCTGCTGGCCGGCGGGCCGGACCGGCTGCCCGGCCGCTGGACCGCCCCGCTGAAGAACCGGCTCGCCTCGTCCGTCCCCGGCTTCGACTCCGTCGGCTTCGACGAACTCGCCGGACAGACCCACCGGCTCGCCCAGAAGGAGGCATTGTGCCCATGA
- the trpA gene encoding tryptophan synthase subunit alpha, translated as MSGNVELLSASLAQAKTEDRAALIAYLPAGFPTVDGAIEAVKAVVAGGADIVEVGLPHSDPVLDGPVIQTADDIALRGGVKIADVMRTVREAHEATGVPILVMTYWNPIDRYGVERFTAELAEAGGAGCILPDLPVQESGPWREHADKHGLATVFVVAPSSKDERLATITEAGSGFVYAASLMGVTGTRNSVGEQAQDLVRRTRATTELPVCVGLGVSNAAQAAEVAGFADGVIVGSAFVKAMLDAPDEEAGRAAVTSLAGELAEGVRKR; from the coding sequence GTGAGCGGCAACGTGGAGCTGTTGAGCGCCTCCCTCGCGCAGGCGAAGACGGAGGACCGGGCCGCGCTCATCGCCTACCTCCCGGCCGGCTTCCCGACCGTCGACGGCGCGATCGAGGCCGTCAAGGCGGTCGTGGCGGGCGGCGCGGACATCGTCGAGGTGGGGCTGCCGCACAGCGACCCGGTCCTCGACGGCCCGGTCATCCAGACCGCGGACGACATCGCGCTGCGCGGCGGCGTGAAGATCGCCGACGTGATGCGCACGGTCCGCGAGGCACACGAGGCGACCGGTGTCCCGATCCTCGTCATGACGTACTGGAACCCGATCGACCGCTACGGCGTCGAGCGCTTCACGGCCGAGCTCGCGGAGGCGGGCGGCGCCGGGTGCATCCTGCCCGACCTGCCGGTCCAGGAGTCCGGCCCGTGGCGCGAGCACGCCGACAAGCACGGTCTCGCGACCGTGTTCGTCGTCGCGCCGAGCAGCAAGGACGAGCGCCTCGCCACCATCACGGAGGCCGGCTCCGGCTTCGTCTACGCCGCCTCGCTGATGGGCGTCACCGGCACCCGGAACTCGGTCGGCGAGCAGGCCCAGGACCTGGTCCGGCGCACCCGCGCCACGACGGAGCTGCCGGTCTGCGTCGGCCTGGGCGTCTCCAACGCCGCACAGGCCGCCGAGGTCGCGGGCTTCGCCGACGGGGTGATCGTCGGCTCGGCCTTCGTCAAGGCGATGCTGGACGCCCCCGACGAGGAGGCCGGCCGGGCCGCCGTCACCTCCCTGGCGGGCGAACTCGCCGAAGGCGTTCGAAAGCGCTGA
- a CDS encoding TIGR02234 family membrane protein — translation MEYVSAVSVPQPRAVTAPDAPGSRRSLAAGLLLGAAGATVVLLSSGQTWAEGRASVGGGFLPLSAEGQDVTGLPAVLAVVGLAALVAVFAVRGAGRLVVAGLLALSGLGAGVSACLGAVDRAALDEKAAQSTGDAQATIDALSHTVWPYVTAAGGLLILLAGLLALRYGKRWPTMSARYERDGTPRPRRAARTAPDPDRPEDLWKALDRGEDPTREV, via the coding sequence GTGGAGTACGTGAGTGCCGTATCCGTACCCCAGCCCCGAGCCGTCACCGCGCCCGACGCCCCGGGAAGCCGCCGCAGCCTGGCCGCCGGCCTGCTCCTCGGGGCGGCCGGCGCCACCGTCGTCCTGCTGTCCTCCGGCCAGACCTGGGCCGAGGGCCGGGCCTCGGTCGGCGGCGGCTTCCTGCCCCTGTCCGCCGAGGGCCAGGACGTCACCGGGCTCCCCGCCGTCCTCGCCGTGGTGGGCCTGGCCGCCCTCGTCGCCGTCTTCGCGGTGCGCGGCGCCGGGCGGCTGGTCGTCGCCGGGCTCCTCGCCCTCAGCGGCCTCGGCGCCGGAGTGAGCGCCTGCCTCGGCGCCGTCGACCGGGCCGCGCTCGACGAGAAGGCCGCACAGTCCACCGGCGACGCCCAGGCCACCATCGACGCGCTCAGCCACACCGTGTGGCCCTACGTCACCGCCGCCGGCGGCCTGCTGATCCTGCTGGCCGGGCTGCTCGCGCTGCGCTACGGGAAGCGCTGGCCCACCATGTCGGCCCGCTACGAACGGGACGGCACCCCCCGCCCCCGCAGGGCCGCCCGCACCGCCCCGGACCCGGACCGGCCCGAGGACCTGTGGAAGGCACTGGACCGCGGCGAGGACCCGACGCGCGAGGTGTGA
- the trpB gene encoding tryptophan synthase subunit beta, whose product MSSDFFIPDPEGLIPSAEGYFGAFGGKFIPEALVAAVDEVAVEYDKAKADPAFAAELNELMVNYTGRPSALTEVPRFAEHAGGARVFLKREDLNHTGSHKINNVLGQALLTRRMGKTRVIAETGAGQHGVATATACALFGLDCTIYMGEIDTERQALNVARMRMLGAEVIAVKSGSRTLKDAINEAFRDWVANVDRTHYLFGTVAGPHPFPAMVRDFHRVIGVEARRQILERAGRLPDAAIACVGGGSNAIGLFHAFIPDAHVRLIGCEPAGHGVETGEHAATLTAGEPGILHGSRSYVLQDDEGQITEPYSISAGLDYPGIGPEHSYLKDIGRGEYRAVTDDAAMQALRLLSRTEGIIPAIESAHALAGALEVGRELGKDGLLVVNLSGRGDKDMDTAARYFGLYDATDGVVEADVADGEQEVTK is encoded by the coding sequence ATGTCATCTGACTTCTTCATCCCGGACCCGGAGGGTCTGATCCCCAGCGCCGAGGGGTATTTCGGTGCGTTCGGCGGCAAGTTCATCCCGGAGGCGCTCGTCGCCGCCGTGGACGAGGTCGCCGTCGAGTACGACAAGGCGAAGGCCGACCCGGCCTTCGCCGCCGAGCTCAACGAGCTCATGGTCAACTACACCGGCCGGCCCAGCGCGCTGACCGAGGTGCCGCGCTTCGCCGAGCACGCGGGCGGGGCCCGGGTCTTCCTCAAGCGCGAGGACCTCAACCACACCGGCTCGCACAAGATCAACAACGTGCTGGGCCAGGCGCTGCTCACCAGGCGCATGGGCAAGACCAGGGTCATCGCCGAGACCGGAGCCGGCCAGCACGGCGTCGCCACCGCGACCGCCTGCGCGCTCTTCGGCCTCGACTGCACCATCTACATGGGCGAGATCGACACCGAGCGGCAGGCGCTGAACGTGGCGCGGATGCGGATGCTCGGCGCCGAGGTCATCGCGGTGAAGTCCGGCTCCAGGACCCTGAAGGACGCCATCAACGAGGCGTTCCGCGACTGGGTCGCCAACGTGGACCGCACCCACTACCTCTTCGGCACCGTCGCGGGCCCGCACCCCTTCCCGGCCATGGTCCGCGACTTCCACCGGGTCATCGGCGTCGAGGCCCGCCGCCAGATCCTGGAGCGGGCCGGCCGGCTGCCGGACGCCGCCATCGCCTGCGTCGGCGGCGGCTCCAACGCCATCGGACTGTTCCACGCCTTCATCCCGGACGCGCACGTCCGGCTGATCGGCTGCGAACCCGCCGGCCACGGCGTGGAGACCGGCGAGCACGCGGCGACCCTGACCGCGGGCGAGCCCGGCATCCTGCACGGCTCGCGCAGCTACGTCCTCCAGGACGACGAGGGCCAGATCACCGAGCCGTACTCCATCTCCGCGGGGCTCGACTACCCCGGCATCGGCCCGGAGCACTCGTACCTCAAGGACATCGGCCGCGGCGAGTACCGCGCGGTCACCGACGACGCGGCCATGCAGGCGCTGCGCCTCCTGTCCCGCACCGAGGGGATCATCCCGGCCATCGAGAGCGCCCACGCGCTGGCCGGCGCCCTGGAGGTCGGCAGGGAACTCGGCAAGGACGGGCTGCTCGTGGTCAACCTGTCCGGCCGCGGCGACAAGGACATGGACACGGCAGCCCGCTACTTCGGGCTGTACGACGCAACCGACGGGGTCGTCGAGGCCGATGTGGCCGACGGGGAGCAGGAGGTCACCAAGTGA
- a CDS encoding CoA transferase → MNRTAQEPPTGQTPPTAQAPLTGGQTPPAAQGPLTGLRVIDLATLFAGPLCATLLGDFGAEVIKVEHPSRPDPSRGHGPTKDGIGLWWKLLGRNKRNLTLDLSAPGGRDVLLRLAAGADVIVENFRPGTLERWGLGWAELHAANPRLVLARVTGFGQFGPYAHRPGFGTLAEAMSGFAAITGEPDGPPTLPPFGLADSIAALATAYAVMTALAGRDRTGRGQVVDMAIIEPMLTVLGPQPIWYDQLGYVQPRTGNRSRNNAPRNTYRTSDGHWLAVSTSAQSIAERVMRLVGRAELIDEPWFASGTTRAEHADELDEAVGDWIARHTREEAVAVFEKAEAAIAPIHDVRDVMEDPQYRALDSVTEVDDPELGPLRMQNVLFRLSATPGSIRWAGRPHGADTEEILTGLGLSGAEIAALRAERVL, encoded by the coding sequence ATGAACAGGACCGCACAGGAACCTCCGACCGGACAAACACCTCCGACCGCACAGGCACCCCTGACCGGAGGACAAACACCTCCGGCCGCGCAGGGGCCCCTGACCGGGCTGCGGGTCATCGATCTCGCCACGCTCTTCGCCGGTCCGCTCTGCGCCACCCTGCTCGGTGACTTCGGCGCCGAGGTCATCAAGGTCGAGCACCCGAGCCGGCCCGACCCCTCCCGCGGCCACGGTCCGACGAAGGACGGCATCGGGCTGTGGTGGAAGCTGCTGGGCCGCAACAAGCGCAATCTGACCCTCGACCTGTCCGCCCCGGGCGGCCGGGACGTCCTGCTCCGGCTGGCCGCCGGGGCCGATGTGATCGTCGAGAACTTCCGGCCCGGGACGCTGGAGCGCTGGGGGCTCGGCTGGGCGGAACTGCACGCCGCCAACCCCCGGCTGGTACTGGCCAGGGTCACCGGCTTCGGCCAGTTCGGCCCGTACGCGCACCGCCCCGGCTTCGGCACCCTGGCCGAGGCGATGAGCGGGTTCGCCGCGATCACCGGGGAGCCGGACGGCCCGCCGACGCTGCCGCCGTTCGGGCTCGCCGACTCGATCGCGGCCCTGGCCACCGCGTACGCCGTGATGACCGCGCTCGCCGGGCGCGACCGCACCGGGCGGGGACAGGTCGTCGACATGGCGATCATCGAACCGATGCTGACCGTGCTCGGCCCGCAGCCCATCTGGTACGACCAGCTCGGCTACGTGCAGCCGCGCACCGGCAACCGCTCCCGGAACAACGCGCCGCGCAACACCTACCGCACGTCGGACGGGCACTGGCTGGCGGTCTCCACCTCCGCGCAGTCGATCGCCGAGCGGGTGATGCGGCTGGTCGGCCGGGCAGAGCTGATCGACGAGCCCTGGTTCGCGTCCGGCACCACCCGCGCCGAGCACGCCGACGAACTCGACGAGGCGGTCGGCGACTGGATCGCCCGGCACACCCGCGAGGAGGCGGTCGCCGTCTTCGAGAAGGCGGAGGCGGCCATCGCGCCGATCCACGACGTCCGGGACGTGATGGAGGACCCGCAGTACCGGGCCCTGGACTCGGTCACCGAGGTCGACGACCCGGAGCTGGGCCCGCTGCGGATGCAGAACGTCCTGTTCCGGCTCTCCGCGACACCGGGCTCGATCCGCTGGGCGGGCCGGCCGCACGGCGCGGACACCGAGGAGATCCTGACCGGGCTGGGCCTGTCGGGGGCGGAGATCGCCGCGCTGCGGGCGGAGCGTGTCCTGTGA